In Streptomyces sp. NBC_01707, a genomic segment contains:
- a CDS encoding peptidoglycan-binding protein, which translates to MPAYGNLRRAGRGLAVAAAAGLLALSTAMPAAAATIPARTNLLSSDCPSTVKQGQFSGCVTELQTLLDLGGASLTVDGDFGPATTAAVQAYQTSKGLTSDGLVGPATKSALYYEDPAVAIDLRTLRCPVDLEPDENDGCVTELQNKLNAHGASLTVDHVLGTGTTNAVRTYQSSVGLPATGVVNPATKAKLYGDPAPQQPADLGSGRYAAVVDFGEQATGQNIQYVWGGGHETDFGPSIGICDDYGGSITPCPADKEVGLDCSGFARWLYWRAGAGDIGQTTKDQVVNPRFIKVTAATAIPGDLVFFGGSAATVHHVGVYTGTVNGVAMMVNAPQTASYVRDDTIASHSDLLGYYHLSS; encoded by the coding sequence ATGCCTGCATACGGAAATCTCCGCCGGGCCGGCCGCGGTCTCGCGGTCGCGGCGGCAGCGGGACTGCTCGCACTGAGCACCGCGATGCCCGCGGCGGCCGCGACCATTCCCGCACGGACCAATCTGCTCTCCTCCGACTGCCCGAGCACCGTCAAACAGGGCCAGTTCAGCGGCTGTGTGACCGAGCTGCAGACGCTGCTCGACCTCGGCGGCGCCTCGCTGACGGTGGACGGCGACTTCGGCCCGGCGACCACCGCGGCGGTCCAGGCGTACCAGACCTCCAAGGGCCTCACCTCGGACGGTCTGGTGGGCCCGGCCACCAAGTCCGCGCTGTACTACGAGGACCCCGCGGTCGCCATCGACCTGCGCACCCTGCGCTGCCCGGTGGACCTGGAGCCCGACGAGAACGACGGCTGCGTCACCGAGCTGCAGAACAAGCTCAACGCCCATGGCGCCTCGCTGACCGTGGACCATGTCCTCGGCACCGGCACCACCAATGCGGTACGCACCTACCAGTCCTCGGTGGGGCTGCCGGCCACCGGTGTGGTGAACCCCGCCACCAAGGCGAAGCTGTACGGCGACCCGGCGCCCCAGCAGCCGGCGGACCTCGGCTCGGGCCGCTACGCGGCGGTCGTCGACTTCGGCGAGCAGGCCACCGGCCAGAACATCCAGTACGTCTGGGGCGGCGGCCACGAGACGGACTTCGGCCCGTCGATCGGCATCTGCGACGACTACGGCGGCTCGATCACACCGTGCCCGGCCGACAAGGAGGTGGGCCTGGACTGCTCGGGGTTCGCCCGCTGGCTGTACTGGCGGGCGGGGGCCGGCGACATAGGCCAGACCACCAAGGACCAGGTGGTCAACCCGCGCTTCATCAAGGTCACCGCCGCCACCGCGATCCCCGGTGACCTGGTGTTCTTCGGCGGCTCGGCGGCGACCGTGCACCATGTCGGGGTCTACACCGGCACCGTGAACGGGGTGGCGATGATGGTCAACGCCCCGCAGACGGCCTCGTACGTGCGCGACGACACCATCGCTTCGCACAGCGACCTGCTCGGCTACTACCACCTCTCCAGCTGA